The following coding sequences are from one Gimesia sp. window:
- a CDS encoding DUF1501 domain-containing protein has product MLRLEDQSIRLCDRMPRRSFMQIGGLAMGGMSLPQILKAQEQSGKRSSHKAVIMIFLAGGPPHQDMFDLKPDAPDEVRGEFKPIDTNVPGIQISELMPRVAGMMDKFSIIRSLVGAEGRHDSFECCTGHHFRSSQPQGGWPSLGSALSRVEGPVHPTVPPYIDLSHTMAHDPWNIKGPGYLGLTHAPFRPDGRVMENMTLNSINKGRLSERTRLLEDLDRFRRTSETGLTDGTYDGYTQQALDVLSSSRLVEALDLEREDPKVRARYGKDDPKVLSYKLDMGYQAIMSRFLLARRAVEAGARCVTCSFAHFDWHGNNFGHARKVVPLLDQGVAALVQDLHDRGMDKDVTVLVWGEFGRTPKINKNAGRDHWPRVHAALMAGGGMQTGQVIGSTNRLGEEAVDRPVHMQEVFATLYHNLGIDVASTTIEDNNGRPQYLIDQQTPIRELV; this is encoded by the coding sequence ATGCTCAGGCTAGAAGATCAGTCAATTCGTTTATGTGACCGCATGCCCCGCCGCTCTTTCATGCAGATTGGTGGCCTGGCAATGGGTGGAATGTCCCTGCCCCAGATTCTGAAAGCACAGGAACAGTCGGGGAAGCGTTCTTCACACAAAGCCGTCATCATGATTTTTCTCGCCGGTGGTCCGCCTCATCAGGATATGTTCGACCTGAAGCCAGACGCGCCGGATGAAGTCCGCGGTGAATTCAAACCGATTGACACCAACGTCCCCGGGATACAGATCAGCGAACTGATGCCCCGCGTCGCCGGTATGATGGATAAGTTTTCGATCATCCGCTCACTGGTTGGCGCAGAAGGTCGCCACGATTCATTTGAGTGCTGCACCGGTCATCACTTCCGTAGCTCTCAACCTCAGGGAGGCTGGCCCTCTCTGGGATCGGCTCTCTCCCGGGTCGAAGGCCCCGTGCATCCCACAGTCCCTCCCTACATCGATTTATCACACACGATGGCCCACGATCCCTGGAACATTAAGGGTCCCGGCTACCTGGGACTGACACATGCCCCATTCCGTCCCGATGGACGCGTGATGGAGAACATGACGTTGAATTCAATCAATAAGGGACGGCTCTCCGAACGAACGCGACTGCTGGAAGACCTGGACCGTTTCCGCAGGACCTCGGAAACCGGTCTGACCGACGGCACCTACGATGGCTATACGCAGCAGGCACTGGATGTCCTCTCTTCCTCCCGTCTGGTTGAGGCACTGGATCTGGAACGCGAAGACCCCAAAGTCCGCGCCCGCTATGGTAAAGATGATCCCAAGGTTCTCAGCTACAAACTGGACATGGGATACCAGGCGATCATGTCCCGCTTTCTACTGGCCCGCCGGGCAGTGGAAGCAGGCGCACGCTGCGTCACCTGCAGCTTCGCTCACTTCGACTGGCACGGTAATAACTTTGGTCATGCCCGCAAGGTCGTTCCCCTGCTCGACCAGGGAGTCGCAGCCCTGGTTCAGGATCTGCATGATCGTGGCATGGATAAAGATGTAACCGTCTTAGTCTGGGGCGAATTTGGTCGCACACCTAAAATCAACAAAAACGCTGGCCGTGATCACTGGCCCCGCGTGCACGCCGCCCTGATGGCCGGCGGAGGCATGCAGACAGGCCAGGTGATCGGTTCGACTAACCGACTGGGTGAGGAAGCCGTTGATCGCCCCGTGCATATGCAGGAAGTCTTCGCGACGCTGTATCACAATCTGGGCATCGATGTCGCGTCCACGACAATCGAAGACAACAACGGACGTCCTCAGTACCTGATCGATCAGCAAACTCCGATCCGGGAACTCGTGTGA